The following proteins are encoded in a genomic region of Pseudomonas sp. Os17:
- a CDS encoding TPM domain-containing protein, producing the protein MALLSEYEQRQVAEAIARVEQQTDAELVTVLAARADDYAYIPLLWASLLALVVPGLVHYATGWLNMHLLLLAQWATFIVLCLVFRLPRITTRLIPRSVRHWRASNLARRQFLEQNLHHTVGGTGVLIFVSEAERYVEILVDEGISKRLDNKQWNGIVRNFTQQVRQGQTLQGFLDCIEASGELLKAHVPLTQVRNELPNRLVVLN; encoded by the coding sequence ATGGCATTACTCAGTGAATACGAACAACGGCAAGTGGCCGAAGCCATTGCCCGGGTGGAGCAGCAGACCGACGCCGAACTGGTGACAGTGCTGGCCGCCCGGGCCGACGACTACGCCTATATCCCGCTGCTCTGGGCCAGCCTGCTGGCGCTGGTGGTGCCGGGGCTGGTGCACTACGCCACCGGCTGGCTGAACATGCACCTGTTGCTGCTGGCGCAATGGGCGACCTTCATCGTGCTGTGCCTGGTGTTTCGCCTGCCGCGGATCACCACCCGGCTGATCCCGCGCTCGGTACGTCACTGGCGGGCCTCCAACCTGGCCCGGCGCCAGTTCCTCGAACAGAACCTGCACCACACCGTGGGCGGCACCGGGGTGCTGATCTTTGTCAGCGAAGCCGAGCGCTACGTGGAAATCCTCGTGGACGAAGGCATTTCCAAGCGTCTGGATAACAAGCAGTGGAACGGTATCGTGCGCAACTTTACCCAGCAGGTCCGGCAGGGCCAGACCCTGCAGGGCTTCCTCGACTGCATTGAGGCCAGCGGCGAACTGCTCAAGGCCCATGTGCCCCTGACCCAGGTGCGCAACGAATTGCCCAACCGCCTGGTGGTGCTCAACTGA
- a CDS encoding class I SAM-dependent methyltransferase — protein sequence MSVTAPSARSAPDHHAQFLQLLDTSLAQNAFIKLVLAKHVGPEADLQRLIIKQLTVKEQPCLSFVYRYKTRDITKNFTLDEGSAAIAELLPAAFKNAHLLTLTDEVQLEYSKKGKSSLFRGKPQTQRDVPSAEHNREKNRFLDLSRPFLADLGVTNKQHELIPAMSRKWKQINKFIEVFSHALSSSPIKLDQPVRVADFGSGKGYLTFAIHDYLRNTLKVEGEVTGVELREDMVTLCNAAAQRLAHPGLVFKCGDVRSVAPSQLEVMIALHACDIATDYAIHTGIRSGAAIIMCSPCCHKQIRQQIQSPALLKPMLQYGLHLGQQAEMVTDSLRALFLEACGYETKVFEFISLEHTNKNKMILAVKRAEPVDPTPLLARIEELKAFYQISEHCLETLLKADQQL from the coding sequence ATGTCCGTTACTGCTCCTTCCGCCCGCTCCGCGCCGGATCATCACGCCCAGTTCCTGCAATTGCTCGACACCAGCCTTGCGCAGAACGCCTTTATCAAGCTGGTACTGGCCAAGCACGTGGGCCCGGAAGCGGACCTGCAACGCCTGATCATCAAGCAGCTGACGGTCAAGGAGCAGCCGTGCCTGTCCTTCGTCTATCGCTACAAGACCCGCGACATCACCAAGAACTTCACCTTGGACGAAGGCAGCGCCGCCATCGCCGAGCTGCTGCCGGCTGCGTTCAAGAACGCCCACCTGCTGACCCTGACCGATGAAGTGCAGCTGGAATACAGCAAGAAGGGCAAGAGCTCGCTGTTCAGGGGCAAGCCGCAAACCCAGCGCGATGTGCCGTCGGCCGAGCACAACCGCGAGAAGAACCGGTTCCTCGACCTCAGCCGGCCGTTCCTCGCCGACCTGGGGGTGACCAACAAGCAGCACGAGCTGATTCCGGCGATGTCGCGCAAGTGGAAGCAGATCAACAAGTTCATCGAAGTCTTCAGCCACGCCCTGAGCAGTTCGCCGATCAAGCTCGATCAGCCGGTACGGGTGGCGGACTTCGGTTCCGGCAAGGGCTACCTGACCTTCGCCATCCACGACTACCTGCGCAACACCCTCAAGGTCGAGGGCGAGGTGACCGGCGTCGAATTGCGCGAGGACATGGTGACCCTGTGCAACGCCGCCGCGCAGCGCCTTGCGCACCCGGGTCTGGTGTTCAAGTGCGGTGACGTGCGCAGCGTGGCCCCCAGCCAGCTGGAGGTGATGATCGCCCTGCATGCCTGCGACATCGCCACCGACTACGCGATCCACACCGGCATCCGCTCCGGCGCGGCGATCATCATGTGCTCGCCGTGCTGCCACAAGCAGATCCGCCAGCAGATCCAGAGCCCGGCGCTGCTCAAGCCGATGCTGCAATACGGCCTGCACCTGGGGCAGCAGGCGGAGATGGTCACCGACAGCCTGCGGGCCTTGTTCCTCGAAGCCTGCGGTTATGAAACCAAGGTCTTCGAGTTCATCTCCCTGGAACACACCAACAAGAACAAGATGATCCTGGCGGTCAAGCGTGCCGAACCGGTTGACCCGACCCCGCTGCTGGCCAGGATCGAAGAACTCAAGGCCTTCTACCAGATCAGCGAGCACTGCCTGGAAACCCTGCTCAAGGCAGACCAGCAGTTGTAA
- a CDS encoding DJ-1/PfpI family protein: MAAKKILMLVGDYVEDYEVMVPFQALLMVGHTVHAVCPDKRAGQTVRTAIHDFEGDQTYSEKPGHLFALNFDFAQVNSADYDALLIPGGRAPEYLRLNAKVLQLVQEFDQACKPIAAVCHGAQLLAAAGILEGRECSAYPACAPEVRLAGGTYIDIPVTEGHVQGNLATAPAWPAHPSWLAGFLGLLGTKITL; the protein is encoded by the coding sequence ATGGCCGCGAAAAAGATCCTCATGCTGGTTGGCGATTACGTCGAAGACTACGAAGTGATGGTGCCGTTTCAGGCGCTGCTGATGGTCGGTCACACGGTGCACGCCGTGTGCCCGGACAAGCGCGCCGGGCAGACCGTGCGCACGGCGATCCACGACTTCGAGGGCGACCAGACCTACAGCGAGAAGCCGGGGCACCTGTTTGCCCTCAACTTCGACTTCGCCCAGGTCAACTCCGCTGATTACGACGCGCTGCTGATCCCCGGCGGACGCGCTCCGGAATACCTGCGGCTGAACGCCAAGGTGCTGCAACTGGTCCAGGAGTTCGACCAGGCCTGCAAGCCGATCGCCGCGGTGTGCCACGGTGCGCAACTGCTGGCCGCGGCGGGCATCCTTGAAGGCCGCGAGTGCAGCGCCTACCCGGCCTGTGCCCCGGAAGTGCGGTTGGCCGGCGGCACCTACATCGATATCCCGGTGACCGAAGGCCACGTCCAGGGCAATCTGGCCACCGCCCCGGCCTGGCCGGCGCACCCCAGCTGGCTGGCCGGTTTCCTGGGCTTGCTGGGCACCAAAATCACCCTGTAA
- a CDS encoding TPM domain-containing protein, which produces MRLYKIGLVLLLWVFAVSAQAELRFPALTGRVVDDAQMIEPSVRAQLTRELQAHEQATSEQLVVVTLPDLQGASIEDYGYQLGRHWGIGQKDKNNGALLIVARDERKLRIEVGYGLEERLTDAQASVIINQVITPAFKTGQFSKGISDGVSAMLLVLGGTPLDEPATAYDSGGESSPQDDFVQRHPWLFLFMVLLFILVVMVAQALGFITTTSGRGGGGGGFGGGGFGGGSGGGGFSGGGGSFGGGGSSGGW; this is translated from the coding sequence ATGCGACTCTATAAAATCGGCCTGGTGCTGTTGCTCTGGGTCTTCGCGGTCTCGGCCCAGGCCGAACTCAGGTTCCCGGCCCTGACCGGGCGGGTGGTGGACGACGCGCAGATGATCGAGCCGAGCGTCCGCGCCCAGCTGACTCGGGAACTGCAAGCCCACGAACAGGCCACCAGCGAACAGTTGGTGGTGGTGACCCTGCCGGACCTGCAAGGCGCCAGCATCGAGGACTACGGCTACCAGTTGGGGCGCCACTGGGGCATCGGCCAGAAGGACAAGAACAACGGCGCGCTGCTGATCGTCGCTCGGGACGAGCGCAAGCTGCGCATCGAAGTGGGCTACGGCCTGGAGGAGCGCCTGACCGACGCCCAGGCCTCGGTGATCATCAACCAGGTGATCACTCCGGCGTTCAAGACCGGGCAGTTCAGCAAGGGCATCAGCGACGGGGTTTCGGCCATGCTCCTGGTGCTCGGCGGCACGCCGCTGGACGAGCCGGCCACGGCCTACGACAGCGGCGGCGAGAGCAGTCCGCAGGACGATTTTGTCCAGCGTCACCCGTGGCTGTTCCTCTTCATGGTGCTGCTGTTCATCCTGGTGGTGATGGTGGCGCAGGCGCTCGGTTTCATTACCACCACCAGCGGTCGCGGCGGTGGTGGGGGTGGTTTCGGCGGTGGCGGTTTTGGTGGTGGGTCCGGCGGTGGCGGCTTCAGCGGTGGCGGCGGCAGTTTTGGCGGCGGCGGTTCCTCCGGCGGCTGGTAA
- a CDS encoding amidase produces the protein MHPDSLSDATAMAQAFAQGRTDPVQVLEQALALAEATPHVFISLCPARARREAEAAAARWRDGQPLSLLDGVPLAWKDLFDLAGSITTAAAQVRRDAAPAGVDAPSVRQLCRAGLVSLGKTNLSEFAYSGLGLNPHFGTPINPHSDAQPRIPGGSSAGSAVAVAAGIVPIAMGTDTAGSIRIPAAFNGLVGYRATSRRYDRDGVFPLAHSLDSLGPLTRSVRDAWVIDALLRGGDPRQLPLPRSLAGQRFWVDSPVLDDSRTQAAVRANLLQVVECLQQAGARVEQRPLHSLQATLQLIQEHGWLGAAEAFALHQPLLDSEYAEQLDPRVRRRLESARQMPASQLLRLYQARRQLQQQMHDELDGAVLITPSVAHVAPPLAPLEQDDELFARTNLATLRLTMPGSFLDMPGVALPSGRDAQGLPTGLLLSLPQGHDQQLLNTALALEAVLPR, from the coding sequence ATGCATCCAGATTCGTTGAGCGACGCCACGGCGATGGCCCAAGCCTTCGCCCAGGGCCGCACCGATCCGGTCCAGGTCCTGGAGCAGGCCCTGGCGTTGGCCGAGGCGACGCCCCATGTGTTCATTTCCCTGTGCCCGGCCCGGGCCCGGCGCGAGGCCGAGGCGGCTGCCGCCCGGTGGCGTGACGGCCAGCCGCTGAGCCTGCTGGATGGCGTGCCCCTGGCCTGGAAGGATCTGTTCGACCTCGCCGGCAGCATCACCACCGCCGCCGCCCAGGTGCGGCGCGATGCAGCGCCGGCCGGCGTCGATGCGCCCAGCGTGCGGCAGTTGTGCCGCGCCGGGCTGGTCAGCCTGGGCAAGACCAATCTCAGCGAATTCGCTTACTCCGGGCTCGGCCTGAATCCGCACTTCGGCACCCCGATCAATCCCCACAGCGATGCCCAGCCACGGATTCCCGGTGGCTCTTCGGCAGGTTCCGCCGTGGCGGTGGCCGCCGGTATCGTGCCGATCGCCATGGGCACCGACACCGCCGGTTCGATCCGCATCCCCGCGGCCTTCAATGGCCTGGTGGGCTACCGCGCCACATCCCGGCGCTATGACCGCGACGGGGTGTTTCCCCTGGCCCACAGCCTCGACAGCCTCGGGCCGCTGACCCGCAGCGTGCGCGATGCCTGGGTGATCGACGCTCTGCTGCGCGGTGGCGACCCACGGCAACTGCCGCTGCCGCGCAGCCTGGCCGGGCAGCGCTTCTGGGTCGATTCGCCAGTGCTCGACGACAGCCGCACCCAAGCGGCGGTGCGCGCCAACCTGCTGCAGGTGGTCGAATGCCTGCAACAGGCCGGGGCGCGGGTGGAGCAACGGCCGCTGCACAGCCTGCAAGCCACCCTGCAACTGATCCAGGAACACGGCTGGCTCGGCGCCGCCGAAGCCTTCGCCCTGCACCAGCCGTTGCTCGACAGCGAGTACGCCGAGCAACTGGACCCACGGGTGCGCCGGCGCCTGGAAAGCGCCCGGCAGATGCCGGCCAGCCAACTGTTGCGGCTGTACCAAGCGCGGCGCCAGTTGCAGCAGCAAATGCACGACGAACTGGACGGCGCGGTGCTGATCACCCCCAGCGTGGCCCATGTGGCGCCGCCCCTGGCGCCCCTGGAGCAGGACGACGAACTCTTTGCCCGGACCAACCTGGCAACCCTGCGCCTGACCATGCCCGGCAGTTTCCTCGACATGCCCGGGGTGGCCCTGCCCAGCGGCCGCGATGCCCAGGGCCTGCCCACCGGGTTGCTGCTGAGCCTGCCCCAGGGCCATGACCAGCAGTTGCTGAACACGGCCCTGGCGCTGGAGGCGGTGCTGCCGCGCTAG
- a CDS encoding ribbon-helix-helix domain-containing protein, translating into MCELYVKADPILYESRSRSLRICGVVTTLRLENQFWDILSEIAEADGMTTNQLIAKLYEEVMDYRGEVVNFASFLRVSCTRYLSQRRTAAPDLSLVRRNAL; encoded by the coding sequence ATGTGCGAGCTGTACGTCAAGGCCGACCCGATTCTCTACGAGTCCCGCTCCCGTTCGCTGCGCATCTGTGGCGTGGTCACCACCTTGCGCCTGGAAAACCAGTTCTGGGACATCCTCAGCGAGATCGCCGAAGCCGACGGCATGACCACCAACCAGCTGATCGCCAAGCTGTATGAAGAGGTCATGGACTACCGCGGCGAAGTGGTGAACTTCGCTTCCTTCCTGCGGGTCAGTTGCACCCGCTACCTGAGCCAGCGGCGTACTGCCGCGCCCGATCTCAGCCTGGTGCGGCGCAACGCACTGTAG
- a CDS encoding GntR family transcriptional regulator: MKAVSAEDPRTASRYAMIRQVLRDAILQGTALQGLVLLEAPLAELFGTSRVPVRKALDLLHGEGLISRFDGRGYLINPQGLEIEPLRLPLSHAHLGLASDEELVDTRPLGERIYEELSGALSTCIAFGHFRLDEQAAAEHYGVSRAVVREALMRLRDRGLVEKEPYSQWLAGPLTAREVTEDYELRACLEPEALRQSAPGLAREHLEQMLERVTQAQQAEHCDLEVLERLEEDLHQHCLSGLHNRKMAALIRQAQSPMIINRIFYRLLGIGADPAMLAEHRLILELLLHGAFDAAALNLREHLQRARQRMLQRLKVLAVLPEPQLPGFLSKIS, translated from the coding sequence ATGAAAGCAGTGTCAGCAGAGGACCCGCGCACCGCATCGCGCTACGCCATGATCCGTCAGGTATTGCGCGACGCCATCCTCCAGGGCACCGCCCTGCAGGGCCTGGTGCTGCTGGAAGCGCCGCTGGCTGAACTGTTCGGCACCAGCCGGGTGCCGGTGCGCAAGGCCCTCGACCTGTTGCACGGCGAAGGCCTGATCAGCCGTTTTGATGGCCGCGGCTACCTGATCAACCCCCAGGGCCTGGAGATCGAACCGCTGCGCCTGCCCCTGAGCCATGCGCACCTGGGACTGGCCAGCGATGAAGAACTGGTGGACACCCGCCCCCTGGGAGAACGGATCTACGAGGAACTGAGCGGCGCCCTCTCCACCTGCATCGCCTTTGGCCACTTCCGCCTCGACGAACAGGCTGCCGCCGAGCACTACGGCGTCAGCCGCGCGGTGGTCCGCGAGGCGCTGATGCGCCTGCGCGATCGCGGCCTGGTGGAAAAGGAGCCCTACTCTCAATGGCTGGCCGGGCCGCTGACCGCTCGCGAAGTCACCGAAGACTACGAACTGCGCGCCTGCCTGGAACCCGAGGCCCTGCGCCAGAGCGCCCCGGGCCTGGCGCGCGAGCACCTGGAACAGATGCTGGAACGGGTGACCCAGGCGCAACAGGCCGAGCATTGCGACCTGGAGGTGCTGGAGCGCCTGGAAGAAGACCTGCACCAGCACTGCCTGAGCGGCTTGCACAACCGCAAGATGGCAGCGCTGATCCGCCAGGCCCAGAGCCCGATGATCATCAACCGGATTTTCTACCGCCTGCTGGGCATCGGTGCCGACCCGGCGATGCTCGCCGAGCACCGACTGATTCTCGAACTGTTGCTGCACGGTGCCTTCGACGCCGCCGCCCTGAACCTCAGGGAACACCTGCAACGCGCCCGCCAGCGCATGCTGCAACGCCTCAAAGTGCTGGCGGTGCTCCCGGAACCGCAACTCCCGGGCTTCCTCAGCAAAATCAGCTGA
- a CDS encoding LemA family protein yields the protein MNITQSLRSSWPVAALLLLTSLLSGCGINNIPTLDEQVKADWGQVQNQYQRRADLIPNLVETVKGYAKHEEETLTAVIEARAKATSIQVDAKTLDNPEKLKQFQQAQDQLSGALSRLMVVSERYPDLKANQNFLALQSQLEGTENRIAVARRDFILAVQKYNTEIRTFPGRLWHSLMYSDLPVRESFEATSPDADKAPQVKF from the coding sequence ATGAACATCACCCAAAGCCTGCGTTCGAGCTGGCCTGTCGCTGCCCTGTTGCTGCTCACCAGCCTGCTCAGCGGCTGTGGCATCAACAACATTCCGACCCTGGACGAGCAGGTCAAGGCCGACTGGGGCCAGGTACAGAACCAGTACCAGCGCCGCGCCGACCTGATCCCCAACCTGGTGGAAACCGTCAAGGGCTACGCCAAGCACGAGGAAGAAACCCTGACCGCGGTGATCGAGGCGCGGGCCAAGGCCACCTCGATCCAGGTGGACGCCAAGACCCTGGACAACCCGGAAAAGCTCAAGCAGTTCCAGCAGGCCCAGGACCAGTTGAGCGGAGCCCTGAGCCGCCTGATGGTGGTGTCCGAGCGCTACCCGGATCTCAAGGCCAACCAGAACTTCCTGGCCCTGCAATCCCAGCTTGAAGGCACCGAGAACCGCATCGCCGTGGCCCGTCGCGACTTCATCCTGGCGGTGCAGAAGTACAACACCGAGATCCGCACCTTCCCCGGCCGCCTGTGGCACAGCCTGATGTACAGCGACCTGCCGGTGCGTGAATCCTTCGAAGCCACCAGCCCTGACGCCGACAAAGCGCCGCAAGTGAAATTCTGA
- a CDS encoding TPM domain-containing protein — MALGQRVLRGALLWLGLVSGAVLAQPSGSTPMDGVPLRATQPSVQVGPAPATATATAAPIASLFPPLTGRVVDTAQLLTPSAQVYLTQMLERLEQSTSDQVVVVTVPSLGGYSIEEFGLQLGRHWGIGRKDRNNGVLLLVAKDERQVRIEVGYGLEGRIDDIWAHLIINDSIIPYFKDELYSSGIITGTTSIVRLLEPNSTRMLEHRWVVQSWYQQIEWLWWFKLVFFSVFVGVPLVGLLLYTRDDGEAASAGRRDTGDDSSRREPRAERDSSASSGSFDWFDSSSSSSSSSSDSDSFRGGGGSFGGGGASGSW, encoded by the coding sequence ATGGCCCTCGGGCAGCGCGTGCTACGAGGCGCGCTGCTGTGGCTGGGGCTGGTGAGTGGCGCCGTACTGGCGCAACCCTCAGGTTCAACACCCATGGATGGGGTGCCGTTGCGTGCGACGCAGCCCTCTGTCCAGGTCGGGCCTGCACCGGCCACGGCCACGGCGACAGCGGCACCGATTGCAAGCCTGTTCCCCCCGTTGACCGGGCGTGTGGTGGACACCGCCCAGTTGCTGACGCCTTCGGCGCAGGTCTACCTGACGCAGATGCTCGAACGGCTTGAACAAAGCACCAGCGACCAGGTGGTGGTGGTCACGGTGCCGAGCCTGGGCGGCTACAGCATCGAGGAGTTCGGCCTGCAACTGGGCCGGCACTGGGGCATCGGCCGCAAGGACAGGAACAACGGTGTCCTGCTGCTGGTGGCCAAGGACGAGCGCCAGGTGCGGATCGAGGTGGGCTACGGGCTGGAAGGGCGGATCGACGATATCTGGGCGCACCTGATCATCAACGACTCGATCATTCCGTACTTCAAGGATGAGCTGTACTCCTCCGGGATCATTACCGGCACCACCTCCATCGTGCGTCTGCTGGAGCCCAACAGCACGCGGATGCTGGAGCATCGCTGGGTGGTGCAGAGCTGGTACCAGCAGATCGAATGGCTGTGGTGGTTCAAGCTGGTGTTTTTCTCGGTGTTCGTCGGCGTGCCGCTGGTCGGGCTCTTGCTCTACACGCGCGACGACGGTGAAGCGGCAAGCGCCGGGCGGCGCGACACCGGCGATGACTCGTCCAGGCGCGAGCCCAGGGCCGAGCGCGACAGCAGTGCGAGCAGCGGTTCATTCGACTGGTTCGACTCCAGCAGCTCCAGCTCCAGTTCCAGCTCGGATTCGGACAGTTTCAGGGGCGGCGGTGGCAGTTTTGGCGGTGGCGGGGCGTCTGGCAGTTGGTAG